The following proteins come from a genomic window of Streptomyces liliiviolaceus:
- the groL gene encoding chaperonin GroEL (60 kDa chaperone family; promotes refolding of misfolded polypeptides especially under stressful conditions; forms two stacked rings of heptamers to form a barrel-shaped 14mer; ends can be capped by GroES; misfolded proteins enter the barrel where they are refolded when GroES binds) has translation MAKILKFDEDARRALERGVNKLADTVKVTIGPKGRNVVIDKKFGAPTITNDGVTIAREVELDDPYENLGAQLVKEVATKTNDIAGDGTTTATVLAQALVREGLKNVAAGASPALLKKGIDAAVAAVSEELLATARPIDEKSDIAAVAGLSAQDSQVGELIAEAMDKVGKDGVITVEESNTFGLELDFTEGMAFDKGYLSPYMVSDQERMEAVLDDPYILIHQGKVSSIQDLLPLLEKVIQTNASKPLLIIAEDVEGEALSTLVVNKIRGTFNAVAVKAPGFGDRRKAMLGDIATLTGATVIAEEVGLKLDQVGLDVLGTARRVTVTKDDTTIVDGGGNGADVAGRVNQIKAEIESTDSDWDREKLQERLAKLAGGVCVIKVGAATEVELKEKKHRLEDAISATRAAVEEGIVSGGGSALVHAVKVLEGNLGKAGDEATGVAVVRKAAVEPLRWIAENAGLEGYVITSKVADLDKGQGFNAATGEYGDLVKAGVIDPVKVTRSALENAASIASLLLTTETLVVEKPAEEEAEAAHGGHGHSH, from the coding sequence ATGGCGAAGATCCTGAAGTTCGACGAGGACGCCCGTCGCGCCCTTGAGCGCGGCGTCAACAAGCTTGCCGATACCGTGAAGGTGACGATCGGCCCCAAGGGCCGCAACGTCGTCATCGACAAGAAGTTCGGCGCCCCCACCATCACCAACGACGGCGTCACCATCGCCCGCGAGGTCGAGCTCGACGACCCGTACGAGAACCTCGGCGCCCAGCTGGTGAAGGAGGTGGCGACCAAGACCAACGACATCGCGGGTGACGGTACGACCACCGCCACCGTGCTGGCCCAGGCGCTGGTGCGCGAGGGCCTGAAGAACGTCGCCGCCGGCGCGTCCCCCGCCCTCCTCAAGAAGGGCATCGACGCGGCCGTCGCCGCGGTCTCCGAGGAGCTCCTCGCGACCGCGCGCCCGATCGACGAGAAGTCCGACATCGCGGCCGTCGCCGGTCTGTCCGCCCAGGACAGCCAGGTCGGCGAGCTCATCGCCGAGGCGATGGACAAGGTCGGCAAGGACGGTGTCATCACCGTCGAGGAGTCCAACACCTTCGGTCTGGAGCTGGACTTCACCGAGGGCATGGCCTTCGACAAGGGCTACCTGTCCCCGTACATGGTGTCCGACCAGGAGCGTATGGAGGCCGTCCTCGACGACCCGTACATCCTGATCCACCAGGGCAAGGTCTCCTCCATCCAGGACCTGCTGCCCCTGCTTGAGAAGGTCATCCAGACCAACGCGTCGAAGCCGCTGCTGATCATCGCCGAGGACGTCGAGGGCGAAGCCCTGTCGACCCTGGTCGTGAACAAGATCCGCGGCACCTTCAACGCGGTGGCCGTCAAGGCCCCCGGCTTCGGCGACCGCCGCAAGGCCATGCTCGGTGACATCGCGACGCTCACCGGCGCCACGGTCATCGCCGAGGAGGTCGGCCTCAAGCTCGACCAGGTCGGCCTGGACGTGCTGGGCACCGCCCGCCGCGTGACCGTCACCAAGGACGACACGACCATCGTCGACGGCGGCGGCAACGGCGCCGACGTGGCCGGCCGTGTCAACCAGATCAAGGCCGAGATCGAGTCCACGGACTCCGACTGGGACCGCGAGAAGCTCCAGGAGCGCCTCGCGAAGCTGGCCGGCGGCGTGTGCGTCATCAAGGTCGGCGCCGCCACCGAGGTGGAGCTGAAGGAGAAGAAGCACCGTCTGGAGGACGCCATCTCCGCGACCCGCGCCGCGGTCGAGGAGGGCATCGTCTCCGGTGGTGGCTCCGCGCTCGTCCACGCCGTGAAGGTCCTCGAAGGCAACCTCGGCAAGGCCGGCGACGAGGCGACCGGTGTCGCCGTCGTCCGCAAGGCCGCCGTCGAGCCGCTGCGCTGGATCGCCGAGAACGCCGGCCTGGAGGGTTACGTCATCACCTCCAAGGTCGCCGACCTCGACAAGGGCCAGGGCTTCAACGCCGCGACCGGCGAGTACGGCGACCTGGTCAAGGCCGGCGTCATCGACCCGGTCAAGGTCACCCGCTCCGCCCTGGAGAACGCGGCGTCCATCGCCTCCCTGCTCCTCACGACCGAGACCCTGGTCGTCGAGAAGCCGGCGGAGGAGGAGGCCGAGGCCGCTCACGGTGGCCACGGCCACTCGCACTAG
- the groES gene encoding co-chaperone GroES: MTTTSSKVAIKPLEDRIVVQPLDAEQTTASGLVIPDTAKEKPQEGVVLAVGPGRFENGERLPLDVKTGDIVLYSKYGGTEVKYNGEEYLVLSARDVLAIIEK, translated from the coding sequence GTGACGACCACCAGCTCCAAGGTTGCCATCAAGCCGCTTGAGGACCGCATTGTGGTCCAGCCGCTCGACGCCGAGCAGACCACCGCCTCTGGCCTGGTCATTCCGGACACGGCGAAGGAGAAGCCCCAGGAGGGCGTCGTCCTGGCCGTCGGCCCGGGCCGCTTCGAGAACGGCGAGCGTCTTCCGCTCGACGTGAAGACCGGCGACATCGTGCTCTACAGCAAGTACGGCGGCACCGAAGTGAAGTACAACGGCGAGGAGTACCTCGTCCTCTCGGCTCGCGACGTGCTCGCGATCATCGAGAAGTAA
- a CDS encoding polysaccharide deacetylase family protein — protein sequence MRRRGATAALLAGVLCLAGCAQSVDPIERLGKKAAQKVRTHGPPVDAYRRWGLSAPLARAPGPSVRRPALRAAGPGLPPVVDRVPTRDKVVFLTFDDGAERDPRFVDMVRELRLPVSVFLTDSVVGPGYAHFGRLRAVGASVQNHTLDHPYLPGLPYEGQRAEICGQQEKLKRRFGIRPRLFRPPYGKYDGDTLRAAGDCGISAVVLWRESERLRAGDILHCPEGGGALTGATVRMLRRIQEQGFAVARLEDYL from the coding sequence GTGAGGCGCCGGGGGGCCACCGCCGCACTTCTGGCCGGCGTGCTCTGTCTCGCGGGCTGCGCCCAGTCCGTGGACCCCATCGAGCGGCTGGGCAAGAAGGCCGCGCAGAAGGTACGCACGCACGGGCCGCCCGTGGACGCGTACCGCCGCTGGGGGCTGAGCGCCCCGCTCGCCCGTGCGCCCGGCCCGTCCGTCCGGCGGCCCGCCTTACGGGCCGCGGGGCCCGGCCTGCCGCCCGTGGTGGACCGCGTCCCGACCCGCGACAAGGTCGTCTTCCTGACCTTCGACGACGGCGCGGAGCGGGATCCGCGGTTCGTCGACATGGTGCGGGAACTGCGGCTGCCGGTGAGCGTGTTCCTCACGGACAGCGTCGTGGGGCCGGGGTACGCGCACTTCGGCCGGCTGCGCGCGGTCGGTGCGAGCGTGCAGAACCATACGCTCGATCATCCGTATCTGCCGGGGCTGCCGTACGAGGGGCAGCGGGCGGAGATCTGCGGGCAGCAGGAGAAGCTGAAGCGGCGGTTCGGGATCCGGCCGCGGCTGTTCCGGCCGCCGTACGGGAAGTACGACGGCGACACGCTGCGGGCGGCGGGGGACTGCGGTATCTCGGCGGTCGTTCTGTGGCGGGAGTCCGAGCGGTTGCGGGCGGGGGACATTCTGCATTGCCCTGAGGGGGGTGGGGCGTTGACGGGGGCGACCGTCCGGATGCTGCGCCGCATTCAGGAGCAGGGGTTCGCCGTGGCGCGGCTGGAGGACTACCTGTAG
- a CDS encoding polysaccharide deacetylase family protein translates to MRLVRQSHINAANGVRTSAPKGARGTARPAPTGPQPTVRPRRAAARTALTLLAATALATACSAPAPKDIKPAAGQQAAAKLRQEQRAHAAAVKRWGLPKAPLPAPPAPAKKPHIDTRDGFEVDDHEGLPPVFTTIPTKDKVVFLTIDDGAEKDPAFLRMMSELKIPYTAFLSDYLVKEDYGYFKKMQAAGVSLNNHTLHHRFMPGLSYAAQKREICGMQDVIEKRYGKRPTLFRPPFGNYNEDTLRAAKACGIKAAPLWNEEVFVDRWEYREWDRDLRPGDIVLSHFRGKEDWEGTMPDMVRRFLKLITDKGYAVARLEDYL, encoded by the coding sequence ATGCGACTTGTAAGACAATCCCACATCAACGCCGCAAACGGGGTCCGTACGAGTGCCCCGAAAGGGGCGCGGGGAACTGCGCGGCCCGCCCCCACCGGCCCGCAGCCGACCGTCCGTCCGCGCCGAGCAGCGGCTCGCACGGCCCTGACCCTGCTGGCAGCCACCGCACTGGCCACCGCCTGCTCGGCCCCCGCACCCAAGGACATCAAGCCGGCCGCAGGCCAACAGGCAGCCGCCAAACTCCGCCAGGAGCAACGCGCCCACGCCGCAGCCGTGAAGAGATGGGGCCTGCCCAAGGCCCCCCTGCCCGCACCGCCCGCCCCGGCGAAGAAGCCGCACATCGACACCCGTGACGGCTTCGAGGTGGACGACCACGAAGGACTCCCGCCCGTCTTCACGACGATCCCCACCAAGGACAAGGTCGTCTTCCTCACCATCGACGACGGCGCCGAGAAGGACCCGGCGTTCCTGCGGATGATGAGCGAGCTGAAGATCCCGTACACCGCCTTCCTCAGTGACTACCTGGTCAAGGAGGACTACGGGTACTTCAAGAAGATGCAGGCCGCAGGCGTGTCGCTGAACAACCACACCCTCCACCACCGCTTCATGCCGGGCCTGTCGTACGCCGCGCAGAAGCGGGAGATCTGCGGGATGCAGGACGTGATCGAGAAGCGGTACGGAAAGCGGCCGACGCTCTTCCGCCCGCCGTTCGGCAACTACAACGAGGACACCCTGCGGGCCGCCAAGGCCTGCGGCATCAAGGCGGCCCCCCTCTGGAACGAGGAGGTCTTCGTCGACCGCTGGGAGTACCGGGAGTGGGACCGCGACCTGCGCCCCGGGGACATCGTTCTCAGCCATTTCCGCGGCAAGGAGGACTGGGAGGGCACGATGCCCGACATGGTCCGCCGCTTCCTGAAGCTGATCACCGACAAGGGGTACGCGGTGGCGCGCCTGGAGGACTACCTGTGA
- a CDS encoding class I SAM-dependent methyltransferase, translating into MNDLDPPDSPLASFAALRTSEGRALLDEVRGTEPAQELAVATRLRRGHPVGLVSAALGQARLRQRAVAKFGAADAAQMFFTPNGVEQSTRASVAAYRAARFRDLGVRSVADLCCGIGGDAIALARAGIRVLAVDRDPLTAAVARANAEALGLAELIEVREADVTEVDTAGYDAVFVDPGRRGGRGRIFDPEAYSPPLSWAVQAALKAPLAALKIAPGIPHEAVPAEAGAEWISDAGDVKEAVLWFGTGQAGSVRATLLPGPRTLVGRGLPDPAVRPVGRFLYEPDGAVIRAHLVAEVAADLDGGGLVDETIAYVTADSVTATPYATAYEITDRLPFGVKKLKALLRQREVGILTVKKRGSAVEPEELRRKVKPQGPHSATVFLTRVQGAPAMLLGHPVTAPGD; encoded by the coding sequence GTGAACGACCTCGATCCGCCCGACTCCCCGCTCGCCTCCTTCGCCGCTCTGCGCACGTCCGAGGGGCGTGCCCTGCTGGACGAGGTGCGCGGTACCGAACCGGCCCAGGAACTGGCCGTGGCGACGCGGCTGCGGCGTGGGCATCCCGTCGGGCTCGTGTCGGCCGCGCTCGGGCAGGCGCGGCTGCGGCAGCGGGCCGTCGCGAAGTTCGGGGCGGCGGACGCGGCTCAGATGTTCTTCACGCCGAACGGGGTCGAGCAGTCGACCCGGGCGAGCGTCGCCGCGTACCGTGCCGCGCGGTTCAGGGACCTCGGGGTGCGGTCCGTGGCCGACCTGTGCTGCGGCATCGGCGGTGACGCGATCGCGCTCGCCCGCGCCGGGATCCGGGTCCTCGCCGTCGACCGGGACCCGCTGACCGCGGCCGTGGCCCGCGCGAACGCCGAGGCGCTCGGGCTGGCGGAGCTGATCGAGGTGCGCGAGGCCGATGTCACCGAGGTCGACACGGCCGGGTACGACGCCGTGTTCGTGGATCCGGGGCGCCGGGGCGGGCGCGGGCGGATCTTCGACCCCGAGGCGTACTCACCGCCGCTGTCGTGGGCCGTCCAGGCGGCCCTCAAGGCGCCTCTCGCCGCGCTGAAGATCGCCCCGGGCATTCCGCACGAGGCCGTCCCCGCCGAGGCCGGGGCGGAGTGGATCTCGGACGCCGGGGACGTGAAGGAGGCCGTGCTGTGGTTCGGCACCGGGCAGGCGGGCTCGGTCCGCGCGACCCTGCTGCCCGGCCCGCGCACCCTCGTCGGCCGCGGACTGCCCGATCCCGCGGTACGGCCCGTGGGACGTTTCCTGTACGAGCCCGACGGCGCCGTCATCCGCGCGCACCTGGTCGCCGAGGTGGCCGCGGATCTGGACGGCGGAGGGCTGGTCGACGAGACCATCGCCTACGTCACCGCGGACTCCGTGACGGCCACCCCGTACGCGACCGCCTACGAGATCACCGACCGGCTCCCCTTCGGCGTCAAGAAGCTCAAGGCGCTGCTGCGGCAGCGCGAGGTGGGCATCCTGACCGTGAAGAAGCGCGGCTCTGCGGTCGAGCCGGAGGAGCTGCGGCGCAAGGTGAAGCCGCAGGGGCCGCACTCCGCGACCGTGTTCCTGACGCGGGTGCAGGGCGCCCCGGCCATGCTCCTGGGGCACCCCGTCACCGCACCCGGCGACTAG
- a CDS encoding dipeptidase: MPSLPSLEDARAFLADFPVVDGHNDLPWALREQVRYDIGARDIAADQSAHLHTDLARLRAGGVGAQYWSVYVRSDLPGAVTATLEQIDCVRQLIERYPADLRAALTAADMEAARAEGRIASLMGAEGGHSIDNSLATLRGLFELGVRYMTLTHNDNIAWADSATDEPVVGGLSPFGHEVVREMNRLGMLVDLSHVAATTMRDALDTSTAPVIFSHSSSRAICDHPRNIPDDVLERLPANGGVAMVTFVPKFVLQAAVDWTEAADENMREKGFHHLDSTAEAMKVHQAFEESHPRPVATVPTVADHLDHMREVAGVDHLGIGGDYDGTAFTPDGLGDVSGYPNLIAELLDRGWSKPDLAKLTWQNSVRVLSAAEDVARDEQSRRGPSNATLEQLDG, from the coding sequence ATGCCTTCTCTGCCTTCTCTGGAGGACGCCCGCGCGTTCCTCGCCGACTTCCCCGTGGTCGACGGCCACAACGACCTTCCCTGGGCGCTGCGCGAGCAGGTCCGCTACGACATCGGCGCCCGCGACATCGCCGCCGACCAGAGCGCGCACCTGCACACCGACCTGGCGCGGCTGCGCGCGGGCGGCGTCGGCGCGCAGTACTGGTCGGTCTACGTGCGCTCGGACCTGCCCGGCGCGGTCACGGCGACCCTCGAACAGATCGACTGCGTACGGCAGCTGATCGAGCGCTACCCCGCCGATCTGCGCGCCGCCCTGACCGCCGCCGACATGGAGGCGGCGCGCGCCGAGGGCCGGATCGCCTCGCTGATGGGCGCCGAGGGCGGCCACTCGATCGACAACTCCCTCGCCACGCTGCGCGGCCTGTTCGAGCTGGGGGTCCGCTACATGACCCTCACCCACAACGACAACATCGCGTGGGCGGACTCGGCGACCGACGAGCCGGTCGTCGGCGGCCTGTCGCCGTTCGGCCACGAGGTCGTCCGCGAGATGAACCGCCTGGGCATGCTGGTGGACCTCTCCCATGTGGCCGCCACGACCATGCGGGACGCGCTGGACACCTCCACCGCGCCGGTGATCTTCTCCCACTCGTCCTCGCGCGCGATCTGCGACCATCCGCGCAACATCCCGGACGACGTGCTGGAGCGGCTGCCCGCCAACGGCGGTGTGGCGATGGTGACGTTCGTGCCGAAGTTCGTCCTCCAGGCCGCCGTCGACTGGACGGAGGCCGCGGACGAGAACATGCGCGAGAAGGGCTTCCACCACCTCGACTCGACCGCCGAGGCGATGAAGGTCCACCAGGCCTTCGAGGAGTCCCACCCCCGCCCGGTCGCGACCGTCCCGACGGTCGCCGACCACCTCGACCACATGCGTGAGGTGGCGGGCGTCGACCACCTCGGCATCGGCGGCGACTACGACGGCACGGCGTTCACCCCCGATGGCCTCGGCGACGTCTCCGGCTACCCGAACCTGATCGCGGAGCTCCTGGACCGCGGCTGGTCGAAGCCGGACCTCGCCAAGCTGACCTGGCAGAACTCGGTACGGGTGCTGTCCGCCGCCGAGGACGTGGCGCGCGACGAGCAGTCCCGCAGGGGCCCGTCGAACGCGACGCTGGAGCAGCTGGACGGCTAG
- the purE gene encoding 5-(carboxyamino)imidazole ribonucleotide mutase, with the protein MSPVVGIVMGSDSDWPVMEAAAKALDEFEIAYEVDVVSAHRMPREMIAYGEEAAGRGLKAIIAGAGGAAHLPGMLASVSPLPVIGVPVPLKYLDGMDSLLSIVQMPAGVPVATVSVGGARNAGLLAARILATHDEELLARMRDFQQELNDQATEKGKRLRSKVDSGAGSGSGFGFGK; encoded by the coding sequence ATGAGCCCTGTCGTAGGCATTGTCATGGGGTCGGACTCCGACTGGCCCGTCATGGAGGCCGCCGCGAAGGCCCTCGACGAGTTCGAGATCGCGTACGAGGTCGACGTGGTCTCCGCCCACCGGATGCCGCGCGAGATGATCGCGTACGGCGAGGAGGCGGCCGGCCGCGGCCTGAAAGCGATCATCGCCGGCGCGGGCGGCGCGGCCCATCTGCCCGGCATGCTCGCCTCGGTCAGCCCGCTGCCCGTGATCGGCGTACCGGTCCCGCTGAAGTACCTCGACGGCATGGACTCGCTGCTGTCGATCGTCCAGATGCCCGCCGGTGTCCCGGTCGCCACGGTCTCGGTGGGCGGCGCGCGCAACGCGGGCCTGCTCGCCGCCCGCATCCTGGCCACGCACGACGAGGAACTCCTCGCCAGGATGCGCGACTTCCAGCAGGAGCTGAACGACCAGGCCACAGAGAAGGGCAAGCGGCTGCGCTCCAAGGTCGACAGCGGCGCGGGCTCGGGCAGCGGCTTCGGCTTCGGAAAGTGA
- a CDS encoding 5-(carboxyamino)imidazole ribonucleotide synthase gives MTFPVVGMVGGGQLARMTHEAGIPLGIRFKLLSDTPQDSAAQVVSEVVVGDYRDLGTLRAFARGCDVITFDHEHVPTEHLRALEADGIPVRPGPDALVHAQDKGVMRAKLVEIGVPCPRHRIVSDPADVAAFAAEGLPEGAEGDGFPVVLKTVRGGYDGKGVWVVRSAADAEDPFRAGVPVLAEEKVDFARELAANVVRSPHGQAVAYPVVESQQVDGVCDTVIAPAPGISEELALKAEELALRIAKDLGVVGHLAVELFETRDGRILVNELAMRPHNSGHWTQDGAITSQFANHVRAVLDLPLGDPRPRAKWTVMVNVLGGDYPDMYSAYLHCMARDPQLKIHMYGKDVKPGRKVGHVNTYGDDLDDVLERARHAAGYLRGTITE, from the coding sequence GTGACGTTCCCGGTAGTCGGCATGGTCGGCGGCGGTCAGCTCGCTCGTATGACGCACGAGGCTGGCATCCCGCTCGGCATCAGGTTCAAGCTCCTCAGTGACACCCCCCAGGACTCTGCGGCGCAGGTGGTCAGCGAAGTCGTCGTCGGCGACTATCGCGACCTCGGCACGCTGCGGGCCTTCGCGCGGGGCTGCGACGTGATCACTTTCGATCACGAACACGTACCCACCGAGCATCTGCGGGCACTGGAGGCGGACGGCATCCCCGTGCGCCCCGGCCCCGACGCGCTCGTGCACGCCCAGGACAAGGGCGTGATGCGCGCGAAGCTCGTCGAGATCGGGGTGCCGTGCCCACGGCACCGGATCGTGAGCGATCCGGCCGACGTGGCCGCGTTCGCGGCGGAAGGGCTCCCGGAGGGGGCCGAGGGGGACGGCTTCCCCGTCGTCCTCAAGACCGTCCGCGGCGGCTACGACGGCAAGGGCGTGTGGGTCGTGCGGTCCGCGGCCGACGCCGAGGACCCCTTCCGGGCCGGCGTCCCGGTCCTCGCCGAGGAGAAGGTCGACTTCGCCCGCGAGCTGGCCGCCAACGTCGTACGGTCGCCGCACGGCCAGGCCGTGGCGTACCCGGTGGTCGAGTCCCAGCAGGTCGACGGGGTCTGCGACACGGTGATCGCGCCCGCGCCCGGCATCTCCGAGGAGCTGGCGCTGAAGGCCGAGGAACTGGCCCTGCGCATCGCGAAGGACCTCGGCGTCGTCGGCCACCTCGCCGTCGAGCTGTTCGAGACCCGTGACGGCCGCATCCTCGTCAACGAACTGGCCATGCGCCCGCACAACTCCGGCCACTGGACCCAGGACGGCGCGATCACCTCCCAGTTCGCCAACCACGTCCGCGCGGTCCTGGACCTGCCCCTTGGCGACCCGCGCCCGCGCGCGAAGTGGACGGTCATGGTGAACGTCCTGGGGGGCGACTACCCCGACATGTACTCCGCGTACCTGCACTGCATGGCGCGCGACCCCCAGCTCAAGATCCACATGTACGGAAAGGACGTGAAGCCCGGCCGCAAGGTGGGCCACGTCAACACCTACGGCGACGACCTCGACGACGTGCTGGAGCGCGCCCGTCACGCAGCCGGCTACCTCAGAGGAACGATCACCGAATGA
- a CDS encoding GtrA family protein → MGTAGKRGAHARQTSAVRLRIERLTREIAKFGAVGGAGLLVNLIVFNLVRHTTDLQVVRASVIATVVAIVSNYIGFRYFTYRDRDKSGRTKELTLFVLFSAVGLVIENGFLFAATYGLGFDSPLASNVFKFVGIGIATLFRFWSYRTWVFRVAPSHDPVTDAESFLENPTPYLEEDRPPQPVRQVQRVR, encoded by the coding sequence ATGGGCACAGCTGGTAAACGCGGGGCTCATGCCAGGCAGACCAGCGCTGTTCGCCTTCGGATCGAGCGCCTGACCAGGGAGATCGCCAAGTTCGGCGCGGTCGGCGGAGCCGGTCTCCTCGTCAATCTGATCGTATTCAACCTGGTGCGTCACACGACCGACCTGCAGGTCGTGCGGGCCAGTGTGATCGCCACGGTCGTCGCCATCGTCTCGAACTACATCGGTTTCCGCTACTTCACGTATCGCGATCGCGACAAAAGTGGCCGTACCAAGGAACTGACGCTGTTCGTACTGTTCAGCGCGGTCGGGCTCGTCATCGAGAACGGGTTCCTCTTCGCCGCGACGTACGGCCTGGGCTTCGACAGCCCGCTGGCGAGCAACGTCTTCAAGTTCGTCGGCATCGGCATCGCGACCCTCTTCCGCTTCTGGTCCTACCGCACGTGGGTCTTCCGCGTCGCCCCGTCCCACGACCCGGTGACCGACGCGGAATCGTTCCTGGAGAACCCGACCCCGTATCTGGAAGAAGACCGCCCGCCCCAGCCCGTCCGCCAGGTCCAACGGGTCCGCTGA
- a CDS encoding ATP-binding protein yields the protein MRRRLINSTLAVVLVVIAVFGVSLVIVETRTISNSAQERVDSEAVRLVSIVDSRILGDEQVNARVLKDQVTGDRYARIEIPGRDSIHIGTPPTGDVITSTRAGEEGETVTVEEARSAVTREVGRTLLIIAAVALLAVIAAVLLAVRQANRLTSPLTDLAETAERLGSGDPRPRHKRYGVPELDRVADVLDGSAERIARMLTAERRLAADASHQLRTPLTALSMRLEEITLTDDPSTVKEEATIALAQVERLTDVVERLLTNARDPRTGSAVTFDLDEVIKQQLAEWRPAYRNAGRAIVSSGKHHLQAVGTPGAVAQVLAALIENSLMHGGGTVALRTRVTGNQAVIEVTDEGAGVPADLGARIFERAISGRNSTGIGLAVARDLAEADGGRLEMLQAQPPVFGLFLSRTPLKRRDGDQPTVR from the coding sequence GTGCGTCGCCGTCTCATCAATTCCACGCTGGCCGTCGTGCTGGTGGTGATCGCCGTGTTCGGGGTCTCGCTCGTCATCGTCGAGACCCGCACGATCAGCAACAGCGCCCAGGAACGGGTGGACTCCGAGGCGGTACGGCTGGTCAGCATCGTCGACAGCCGCATCCTCGGCGACGAGCAGGTCAACGCCCGGGTCCTCAAGGACCAGGTGACGGGCGACCGGTACGCGCGCATCGAGATCCCGGGCCGCGACAGCATCCACATCGGCACACCGCCCACCGGTGACGTCATCACCTCCACCCGCGCGGGCGAGGAGGGCGAGACCGTCACGGTCGAGGAGGCGCGCTCGGCGGTCACCCGTGAGGTCGGCCGCACGCTGCTGATCATCGCCGCGGTGGCCCTGCTCGCGGTGATCGCCGCCGTCCTCCTCGCGGTGCGCCAGGCCAACCGGCTCACCTCCCCGCTGACCGACCTCGCGGAGACCGCGGAACGGCTCGGCTCGGGGGACCCGCGCCCGCGCCACAAGCGGTACGGGGTGCCGGAGCTGGACCGGGTCGCCGATGTGCTGGACGGCTCGGCCGAGCGCATCGCCCGCATGCTGACGGCCGAGCGGCGCCTCGCGGCCGACGCCTCGCACCAGCTGCGTACGCCGCTGACCGCGCTGTCCATGCGGCTGGAGGAGATCACCCTCACCGACGACCCGAGCACGGTCAAGGAGGAGGCGACCATCGCGCTGGCGCAGGTCGAGCGGCTCACCGACGTGGTGGAGCGGCTGCTGACCAACGCGCGCGACCCGCGTACGGGCTCCGCCGTCACGTTCGACCTCGACGAGGTCATCAAGCAGCAGCTCGCCGAGTGGCGCCCCGCCTACCGCAACGCGGGCCGCGCGATCGTCAGCTCGGGCAAGCACCATCTGCAGGCCGTCGGGACGCCGGGGGCCGTGGCCCAGGTGCTGGCCGCGCTGATCGAGAACTCGCTGATGCACGGCGGCGGTACGGTCGCGCTGCGGACGCGGGTCACCGGCAACCAGGCCGTGATCGAGGTCACCGACGAGGGGGCGGGGGTGCCGGCCGACCTGGGGGCGCGGATCTTCGAGCGGGCGATCAGTGGGCGCAACTCCACGGGGATCGGGCTCGCCGTCGCGCGTGACCTCGCGGAGGCGGACGGGGGGCGGCTGGAGATGCTTCAGGCTCAGCCGCCGGTGTTCGGGTTGTTCTTGTCCCGTACGCCGCTGAAGAGGCGGGACGGGGACCAGCCCACTGTGCGGTAG
- a CDS encoding response regulator transcription factor, translating to MTRVLLAEDDASISEPLARALRREGYEVEVREDGPTALDAGIQGGIDLVVLDLGLPGMDGLEVARRLRAEGMTVPVLILTARADEVDTVVGLDAGADDYVTKPFRLAELLARVRALLRRGAAEPQQPPATHGVRIDVESHRAWMGDEELQLTAKEFDLLRVLVRDAGRVVTRDQLMREVWDTTWWSSTKTLDMHISWLRKKLGDDAANPRYIATVRGVGFRFEKS from the coding sequence ATGACCCGAGTACTGCTCGCCGAGGACGACGCGTCCATCTCGGAACCCCTGGCTCGCGCCCTGCGCCGAGAGGGGTACGAGGTTGAGGTACGCGAGGACGGACCCACCGCGCTCGACGCGGGCATCCAGGGCGGTATCGATCTGGTCGTGCTCGACCTCGGGCTGCCCGGTATGGACGGACTGGAGGTCGCCCGGCGGCTGCGCGCCGAGGGGATGACCGTGCCGGTCCTCATCCTGACCGCGCGCGCCGACGAGGTGGACACCGTCGTTGGCCTGGACGCGGGCGCCGACGACTACGTGACCAAGCCCTTCCGTCTCGCCGAACTGCTGGCCCGCGTACGGGCCCTGCTGCGGCGCGGCGCGGCCGAGCCCCAGCAGCCGCCCGCCACGCACGGGGTGCGGATCGACGTCGAGTCGCACCGGGCGTGGATGGGCGACGAGGAGCTGCAGCTGACGGCGAAGGAGTTCGACCTGCTCCGGGTGCTCGTCAGGGACGCCGGCCGGGTCGTCACGCGCGACCAGCTGATGCGCGAGGTCTGGGACACCACGTGGTGGTCGTCCACCAAGACGCTCGACATGCACATCTCCTGGCTGCGGAAGAAGCTGGGTGACGACGCGGCCAATCCGCGGTACATCGCGACGGTACGAGGAGTGGGCTTCCGCTTCGAGAAGAGCTAG